From a single Apium graveolens cultivar Ventura chromosome 2, ASM990537v1, whole genome shotgun sequence genomic region:
- the LOC141708590 gene encoding cytochrome c oxidase subunit 5C-like, whose amino-acid sequence MAGGRVAHATLTGPSVVKEIVIATVLGMCAGGLWKMHHWNEQKKTRTFYDLLEKGKIGVVVEE is encoded by the coding sequence ATGGCAGGTGGTAGGGTTGCTCATGCTACTTTGACGGGGCCGAGTGTGGTGAAGGAGATTGTTATTGCAACTGTGCTTGGAATGTGTGCAGGTGGTTTATGGAAGATGCATCATTGGAATGAGCAGAAGAAAACTAGAACATTCTACGACCTGCTTGAGAAGGGCAAGATCGGTGTGGTTGTGGAAGAGTAA
- the LOC141708591 gene encoding putative glutamyl endopeptidase, chloroplastic translates to MRLHKVYHRFSLLSSLPSSPLSFHHSLSTYKQHISIPIRSLSIHHSHSNNSLKRTTHFLGKPIRKMSTNSSFNALAAENMGSDGSAALPPTQTYEDDALDGGYRLPPQEIRDIVDAPPLPALSFSPRRDKILFLKRRSLPPLSDLARPEEKLAGVRIDAKCNTRSRMSFYTGIGIHDLLDDGTLGPEKEIHGFPDGAKINFVTWSPDARYLSFGIRVGEEDDSSSKLRVWFADVETGKARPLFQSPDICLNAIFDNFVWVDDTTLLVCTIPSSRGNPPKKPFVPFGPKIQANEQRSVVQVRTYQDLLKDEYDEDLFDYYATSQLVLASLDGTVKEIGPPALYTSIDPSPDRKYILISSFHKPYSYIVPCGRFPKKVDLWTADGKFVREICDLPLAEDIPITSSSVRKGMRSLNWRADKPSTLYWVETQDGGDAKVEVSPRDIIYSEPAEPLQGEKPSIMHKLDLRYGGISWCDDSLALVYESWYKTRQIRTWVLSPGNVDTSPSILFDRSFEDVYSDPGSPMLRRTPAGTYVIAKLKKEGDNGTYVLLNGSGATPEGNIPFLDLFDIKTGSKERIWESTKENYYETVVALMSDQDEGDINLSKLKILTSKESKTENTQYFLQSWPEKKAIQITNFPHPYPQLASLQKEMIRYERKDGVQLTATLYLPPGYDPARDGPLPCLVWSYPGEFKSKEAASQVRGSPYEFSGIGSTSALLWLARGFAILSGPTIPIIGEGKEEANDKYVEQLVASAEAAVEEVIRRGVAHPNKIAVGGHSYGAFMTANLLAHAPHLFSCGIARSGAYNRTLTPFGFQNEDRTLWEATSVYVEMSPFMSANKIKKPILLIHGEEDNNSGTLTMQSDRFFNALKGHGALCRLVILPFESHGYAARESIMHVLWESDRWLQKYCVINTSDANVSSESSKDVAKEPTDSESKAVPAGGGVKELDHLESDTFQSIRRSSL, encoded by the exons ATGCGACTTCACAAAGTATATCATCGCTTCTCTCTCTTATCATCTCTCCCTTCTTCCCCTCTTTCTTTTCATCACTCTCTCTCTACTTACAAACAACATATCTCTATACCAATTCGCTCTCTTTCTATCCACCACTCTCATAGTAATAATTCACTAAAACGCACTACTCATTTTCTTGGAAAACCCATCAGAAAAATGTCAACCAATTCTAGCTTTAATGCTCTTGCTGCTGAAAATATGGGCTCAGATGGCTCTGCTGCTTTACCCCCAACTCAAACATATGAAGATGATG CTTTGGATGGCGGATATCGGCTACCTCCTCAAGAAATTAGAGATATAGTTGATGCCCCACCTCTTCCGGCATTATCATTTTCTCCTAGGCGTGATAAGATACTGTTTCTTAAGCGGAGATCTTTGCCTCCTCTATCGGACTTGGCAAGACCAGAGGAAAAGCTTGCTGGTGTACGAATTGATGCCAAATGTAATACGCGGAGTAGGAT GTCATTTTACACTGGGATAGGAATCCATGACTTGCTTGATGATGGTACACTTGGACCAGAGAAAGAGATTCATGGCTTCCCAGATGGTGCTAAAATCAACTTTGTTACCTG GTCGCCAGATGCCCGTTACTTATCATTTGGCATTCGAGTTGGTGAG GAAGATGATAGTAGCAGTAAGCTCAGAGTTTGGTTTGCTGATGTGGAAACAGGAAAAGCTAGACCTTTGTTTCAGTCTCCAGATATATGTCTAAATGCAATTTTCGACAA TTTTGTGTGGGTGGATGATACGACTCTCTTGGTTTGCACCATCCCTTCATCACGTGGCAATCCGCCAAAGAAACCTTTCGTACCTTTTGGCCCAAAGATTCAAGCTAATGAGCAGAGAAGTGTTGTTCAAGTTAGAACCTACCAAGATCTACTCAAAGATGAGTATGATGAAGATTTATTTGATTATTATGCTACGTCACAACTTGTTTTGGCTTCCCTAGATGGGACAGTAAAGGAAATTGGCCCACCAGCTCTATATACATCAATAGATCCCTCTCCAGACAGGAAATACATTTTAATTTCTTCATTTCACAAACCATACTCTTACATTGTTCCATGTGGAAGATTTCCCAAGAAGGTTGATTTGTGGACAGCTGATGGTAAGTTCGTCAGAGAAATTTGTGATCTGCCCCTTGCTGAGGACATTCCTATTACATCCAGTAGTGTTCGCAAAGGAATGCGCTCACTTAATTGGAGAGCAGATAAGCCTTCAACACTCTATTG GGTGGAAACACAAGACGGCGGCGATGCTAAAGTAGAAGTGTCTCCACGTGATATAATCTATTCAGAACCTGCTGAGCCTCTTCAAGGTGAAAAGCCATCTATCATGCACAAACTTGATCTTCGTTATGG AGGGATTTCATGGTGTGATGATTCGCTCGCTCTAGTTTACGAATCATGGTACAAAACACGACAAATAAGAACTTGGGTTCTCTCTCCTGGGAATGTTGATACGAGTCCAAGCATACTATTTGATAGGTCCTTCGAGGATGTGTATTCTGATCCAGGATCTCCTATGTTGCGGAGAACACCTGCTGGGACTTACGTGATTGCCAAATTAAAGAAAGAAGGTGACAATGGCACGTATGTTTTGCTTAATGGAAGTGGTGCCACACCAGAAGGAAACATCCCGTTCCTGGATTTGTTTGACAT AAAAACAGGGAGTAAAGAACGGATATGGGAGAGCACAAAAGAAAACTATTACGAGACTGTTGTTGCATTAATGTCTGATCAAGATGAAGGGGATATTAACCTTAGCAAGTTAAAAATACTGACTTCTAAAGAATCTAAAACGGAAAACACCCAATATTTCTTGCAGAGTTGGCCAGAAAAGAAGGCTATTCAAATCACAAATTTCCCTCATCCATATCCTCAGTTAGCATCTCTGCAGAAAGAGATGATTAGGTACGAGAGGAAGGATGGAGTTCAACTTACTGCAACTTTGTATCTTCCACCCGGATATGATCCTGCAAGAGATGGACCTCTTCCATGTCTTGTGTGGTCATACCCTGGCGAATTTAAAAGCAAAGAGGCTGCAAGCCAAGTTCGTGGTTCACCTTACGAGTTTTCAGGCATAGGTTCAACATCGGCCCTGCTTTGGCTTGCAAGAGG GTTTGCCATCTTGTCCGGACCAACAATTCCTATCATTGGCGAGGGTAAAGAAGAGGCAAATGATAA GTACGTGGAGCAGCTAGTTGCAAGTGCTGAGGCTGCAGTGGAAGAAGTTATACGCCGTGGT GTGGCTCATCCAAACAAAATTGCTGTTGGAGGTCATTCCTATGGTGCATTCATGACTGCAAACCTATTGGCACATGCCCCTCATCTTTTTAGTTGTGGAATTGCTCGTTCTGGAGCCTATAACAGAACCCTTACACCTTTTGGATTTCAG AATGAGGACAGGACACTTTGGGAAGCCACTTCAGTTTATGTTGAAATGAGTCCATTCATGTCTGCTAACAAGATAAAGAAGCCTATCCTACTTATCCATGGAGAAGAAGACAATAATTCGGGAACACTTACTATGCAG TCGGATCGTTTTTTTAACGCGCTAAAAGGTCATGGTGCACTCTGCCGCCTGGTGATCCTACCTTTTGAAAGCCACGGTTATGCAGCGCGTGAGAGTATTATGCATGTCCTCTGGGAGTCTGATAGATGGCTTCAGAAATATTGTGTCATAAACACTTCCGATGCAAATGTAAGTTCTGAATCTAGTAAAGATGTAGCCAAAGAACCTACTGATTCAGAAAGCAAAGCAGTTCCTGCTGGTGGAGGAGTGAAGGAGCTTGACCATCTTGAATCTGATACATTTCAGTCGATCAGAAGATCATCATTATG A